One Nicotiana tomentosiformis chromosome 4, ASM39032v3, whole genome shotgun sequence genomic window carries:
- the LOC138909157 gene encoding uncharacterized protein, whose translation MGVRITAKSSLGETIFALVYGEEALITVEVGEPTLRYFWVDEETNNEAMLVKLELLDKRKDLAYIRMAAQKQRMERYCNRRANLRYFIVGDLVLRKVTQNTRELNAGKLGPTWEGLYRVSSITGKGSYKLENQDGVKLPSNWNVHTSKDTIADELRLY comes from the coding sequence ATGGGTGTTCGAATAACGGCCAAATCAAGCCTGGGGGAGACTATTTTTGCTCTTGTGTACGGAGAAGAAGCCCTGATCAcggtggaagtaggagaacctaCCCTGAGATATTTTTGGGTGGATGAAGAAACAAATAatgaagcaatgttagtcaaATTAGAGTTGCTCGACAAACGCAAGGACTTGGCGTATATAAGGATGGCAGCCCAAAAGcaaagaatggaaagatattgcaatcgaagagccaacctccgttatttcatagtaggagacttggttttaaggaaggtaactcagaacacccgggagctcaacgcaggaaagctaggtccaacatgggaaggcctcTACCGGGTTTCATCTATCACTGGGAAAGGATCATACAAATTGGAAAATCAAGACGGAGTAAAGTTGCCGAGCAACTGGAAtgtgcacacctcaaaagatactattgctgatgagcttcgcctatactga
- the LOC138909158 gene encoding uncharacterized protein — protein MIFWWNEINDITFSAAEKMKVSVTHSKRLREVTEDGITFMEEDADGLLLPYNDALVISLNVLDFKIKCVLVNPGSSANIIQWRGMELAKLTGSIIPTTKLLAGFNLASVTTRGEILLPINAEGVMKPTLFEVVDSDMGYNIIMERPWLHEINVALSTYYQLLKFLTPKEIKQIRGDQPAAREMNAISVSSSKEKEYATYQLQEPAPAREPSEVKHAEEESESYQVPRYFQVPEETDATKSTA, from the coding sequence ATGATATTTTGGTGGAACGAGATTAATGATATAACATTTTCGGCAGCAGAAAAGATGAAGGTATCAGTAACCCACAGTAAGAGACTTCGAGAAGTCACTGAGGATGGCATAACTTTCATGGAGGAAGACGCAGATGGACTCCTGCTACCGTATAACGATGCcttggtaatctctttaaatgtcttagattttaaaattaaatgtgttttggtgaacccaggaagttcggccaatattatccAGTGGAGAGGGATGGAACTAGCCAAGCTGACCGGAAGTATCATTCCAACCACAAAACTCCTCGCTGGGTTCAATCtggcaagcgtgacaacccgaggagagatcctgctgccTATAAATGCCGAAGGGGTGATGAAGCCGACCCTTTTCGAGGTAGTAGATAGTGATATGGGCTACAATATTATCATGGAGAGACCATGGCTGCACGAGATAAATGTTGCGCTGTCAACATATTATCAATTGCTAAAGTTCCTGACTCCCAaagaaattaaacaaataagaggagaccaaccggcggcaagggagatgaacgcaatctcagtttccagtagcaaagagaAGGAGTATGCAACATACCAATTACAGGAACCAGCGCCTGCTCGCGAGCCGAGTGAAGTCAAACATGCAGAGGAGGAGTCGGAATCCTACCAGGTACCACGATATTTTCAGGTACCAGAAGAAACGGACGCAACAAAATCCACGGCGTAA